A genomic window from Fusarium verticillioides 7600 chromosome 5, whole genome shotgun sequence includes:
- a CDS encoding methionyl-tRNA formyltransferase, whose translation MILFTVAKSRSLFDVRVPQWRRLFSQNVTRKSPDSLRILFCGSDEFSCASLEAIHKEHRHNKNLVESLDVMVLPPRRMGRGFKTLREVPCKLLAENLRLNIHQRKTFTGWDLPEGINLVIAVSFGLFVPPRILTSAKYGGLNVHPSLLPDLRGPAPIHHAILQGYDYTGISLQTLDHRTFDHGTVLSQTSRPGISIPPGCTVQELTSLLAPIGAQMLIQGLRDGVYVPPRQNAGWRAEELSDEHLVHAPKVTKADGRIKWTQWTGDDIVRRIRVLGSVWTHAVNRKGDKKRLIFQDVETISSRDIGNRGAKVHLLEDTGVVLETPIWDQGDGSCAIRALDGSVIRVKKIKEEGKSQRDAMTGLRGYIADD comes from the exons ATGATTCTATTTACCGTTGCCAAATCTAGATCATTGTTCGATGTGCGAGTTCCTCAATGGCGAAGGCTCTTCTCTCAAAATGTGACTCGAAAATCGCCAGATTCGCTGCGCATTCTCTTCTGCGGATCTGATGAGTTCAGTTGCGCTTCTCTGGAAGCTATTCATAAAGAGCATCGCCACAATAAGAACCTTGTAGAGTCGTTGGATGTAATGGTTTTGCCGCCACGACGCATGGGAAGAGGTTTCAAAACACTGAGAGAAG TACCTTGTAAGTTGCTGGCAGAAAATTTGAGATTGAATATTCACCAGCGCAAAACCTTCACAGGATGGGAT CTCCCGGAAGGAATAAATCTTGTCATAGCAGTGTCCTTCGGATTATTCGTCCCGCCCAGGATCTTAACTTCGGCCAAATATGGCGGACTCAACGTCCATCCTTCTCTGCTACCTGA TCTTCGTGGGCCTGCTCCTATCCATCATGCGATTCTCCAAGGATATGACTACACGGGAATCTCATTACAAACATTAGACCACAGAACCTTCGATCATGGAACTGTCCTGTCTCAAACCTCTCGTCCCGGAATATCGATACCTCCAGGCTGCACCGTCCAGGAACTGACAAGCCTCCTGGCACCGATTGGAGCGCAAATGTTAATTCAAGGTCTACGAGATGGAGTCTATGTGCCGCCTCGCCAGAATGCAGGATGGAGAGCAGAAGAGCTGAGCGACGAGCATCTCGTACACGCGCCCAAGGTCACAAAGGCTGATGGACGTATAAAATGGACTCAGTGGACAGGGGACGACATTGTGCGAAGGATACGAGTTCTTGGGTCTGTATGGACTCATGCTGTCAACAGGAAGGGAGATAAAAAGCGTTTGATTTTCCAAGATGTCGAGACCATATCCTCAAGGGATATCGGGAATCGTGGAGCAAAAGTCCACCTCCTTGAGGACACTGGGGTTGTCTTGGAGACTCCAATTTGGGATCAAGGCGATGGCAGCTGTGCCATACGCGCTCTGGACGGCAGCGTAATTCGCGTGAAGAAGATTAAGGAGGAAGGGAAGTCGCAGCGTGATGCAATGACGGGACTGAGGGGCTACATCGCTGATGACTAG
- a CDS encoding carboxypeptidase D, whose amino-acid sequence MAASGKTFIVEHLDPELGPWSELEYLAIARETQATHGSFILSSLPSAFQVPADLASNPAFTAEQRGVEELYAANKSRVCLLDPSAAKDLSPKDGENFDAFLFGGILGDDPPRDRTSELRKKGFEGRRLGPKQMTTDTAVRVTRIVVQDKVPLDQVPYLDFPELKFNEHESTEMPFRYVQGEDGKPIMPKGMVELIQKDADKAVDDLF is encoded by the exons atggCAGCCTCTGGGAAGACTTTTATTGTCGAGCACCTCGACCCAGAGCTAGGCCCTTGGTCCGAACTCGAGTATCTGGCCATTGCACGCGAGACACAAGCGACTCATGGTtctttcatcctctccagTTTACCTTCTGCGTTCCAGGTTCCAGCAGATCTGGCCAGCAACCCCGCCTTCACTGCTGAGCagcgtggtgttgaggagctcTACGCCGCCAACAAGTCGCGAGTTTGTCTGCTAGACCCATCAGCCGCCAAGGATCTCTCTCCTAAGGATGGTGAGAACTTTGATGCCTTCTTATTTGGAGGCATTCTTG GCGATGATCCTCCTCGAG ACCGTACTTCAGAGCTTCGAAAGAAGGGCTTTGAAGGTCGCAGACTCGGCCCCAAGCAGATGACAACAGACACGGCCGTCCGGGTTACTCGTATTGTTGTTCAAGACAAGG TGCCACTTGATCAGGTGCCCTACCTGGACTTCCCTGAGCTCAAATTCAACGAACACGAGAGCACCGAGATGCCCTTCCGATATGTACAGGGTGAAGACGGCAAGCCTATCATGCCCAAG GGCATGGTCGAGTTGATTCAAAAAGATGCTGATAAGGCTGTGGATGATCTCTTCTAA
- a CDS encoding carboxypeptidase D: protein MVLKSMIPSPRRWAALVSFCLAPTLAIAVNDATATKAAAADYYVRDLPGLPTDGPDVKMHAGHIEVTPDTHGNLFFWHFENQHIADRQRTVIWINGGPGCSSEDGSMMEIGPYRLKDQDHLVYNNGSWNEFANLLFVDNPVGTGFSSVDTNNYIHELKEMADQFVKFLEKWFALFPQYDRDDIYIAGESYAGQHIPYIARAILDRNMKNPATAWNLKGLLIGNGWIDPIEQYPAYITFAIQKGLIKKDSDEHKQLQGDLRNCQRMMASDVGHVDYGECEAILSNMLRLTKNGDGDNACVNMYDVRLKDSYPSCGMNWPPDLVHLTPYLRKPEVTKALHVDGIKKSVGWTECNGAVGGAFNARKSKPSVDLLPALLKEVPIMLFSGAEDLICNHIGTENMLSKMEWNGGKGFEVTPGNWAPRRDWTFEDETAGFWQEARNLTYVLVYNSSHMVPFDLPRRSRDMLDRFMGVDISRVGGDPADSRIDGEKGPKTSVGDAKNSTKTADEEHQKQLDEAKWAAYYKSGEIVLVIVIIGVIVWGYWIWRERRRGAAYSALADHDLSSQPNGHRAKSQPGDLESAAFDESELDDLHVTTPGTSNSARFPANHDSSEKFVTKYAE, encoded by the exons atggtcctCAAATCCATGATTCCGTCCCCGAGACGATGGGCCGCCCTTGTCTCCTTCTGCCTCGCACCAACTTTAGCCATCGCTGTAAACGATGCGACCGCAACAaaagctgcagctgccgACTACTATGTTCGCGACCTTCCGGGTTTGCCCACCGATGGGCCCGATGTCAAGATGCACGCTGG TCACATCGAAGTCACCCCAGATACTCATGGGAACTTGTTCTTTTGGCATTTTGAGAACCAACACATCGCTGATAGACAACGGACCGTTATTTGGATCAATGGTGGACCAGGCTGCAGTTCAGAAGATGGCTCCATGATGGAAATCGGCCCCTATCGGCTCAAGGATCAAGACCATTTGGTCTACAACAATGGCTCGTGGAACGAATTCGCCAACCTGCTGTTCGTCGATAACCCTGTAGGCACCGGCTTCAGCTCGGTTGACACCAATAACTATATACACGAACTCAAAGAAATGGCGGATCAATTTGTCAAATTCCTTGAGAAGTGGTTCGCTCTGTTTCCCCAGTACGATCGCGATGAT ATATACATCGCAGGCGAGTCTTACGCTGGACAGCATATCCCATACATCGCCAGGGCTATTCTCGATCGCAACATGAAGAATCCTGCAACCGCATGGAACCTGAAAGGACTATTGATCGGCAATGGCTGGATCGACCCAATCGAACAGTATCCCGCTTATATTACATTTGCCATACAGAAGGGTctgatcaagaaggattcCGACGAGCACAAGCAACTGCAAGGCGATCTGCGCAATTGTCAAAGAATGATGGCCTCGGATGTCGGCCATGTTGATTACGGCGAATGCGAAGCTATCTTGTCAAACATGCTCAGACTAACCAAGAACGGTGACGGCGATAATGCATGCGTTAACATGTACGATGTGCGACTGAAAGATTCATACCCTAGCTGCGGCATGAACTGGCCTCCGGATCTGGTGCACCTAACTCCTTACTTGAGAAAGCCCGAGGTTACGAAAGCCCTTCACGTCGATGGCATTAAAAAATCTGTCGGTTGGACTGAGTGTAACGGTGCTGTTGGAGGTGCCTTCAACGCAAGGAAGTCTAAACCCTCGGTTGATCTCCTGCCCGCTCTCCTTAAGGAGGTTCCTAtcatgctcttctctggAGCTGAGGATCTCATTTGCAACCACATTGGAACCGAAAACATGCTTAGCAAGATGGAGTGGAACGGTGGGAAGGGTTTCGAAGTAACACCCGGCAACTGGGCTCCTCGGCGTGACTGGACTTTTGAGGACGAGACAGCTGGTTTCTGGCAAGAGGCCCGAAACTTGACATATGTTCTTGTCTATAACTCCTCCCACATGGTCCCTTTCGACCTTCCacgaagaagccgagatATGCTGGACCGCTTCATGGGCGTTGATATCAGCAGAGTTGGCGGCGACCCTGCTGACAGTCGCATTGATGGCGAGAAGGGGCCAAAGACCAGCGTTGGCGACGCCAAGAACAGTACTAAGACCGCCGACGAGGAACACCAAAAGCAGTTGGACGAGGCCAAGTGGGCAGCATACTACAAGTCTGGCGAAATTGTTCTggtcatcgtcatcattggTGTCATCGTCTGGGGATACTGGATATGGCGTGAACGTCGCAGGGGCGCTGCCTATTCTGCTTTGGCTGATCACGATCTTTCCAGTCAACCCAACGGCCACCGAGCCAAGTCACAGCCTGGTGATCTTGAGTCGGCGGCTTTTGATGAAAGCGAACTGGACGATTTGCATGTAACAACACCGGGAACCAGCAACAGTGCTAGGTTTCCAGCGAATCATGACAGTAGCGAGAAGTTTGTCACCAAGTACGCCGAATAA
- a CDS encoding Fe-S cluster assembly protein DRE2: MAPATLMIDPSDDFVMPVTKSVQSTSPPKRTLLLAPPSLASNSDALTSILADYDRSVTDLQMLDRLSLGLVTLPPSTYDLVLVLSDASSMLGESLALMNRTVLGSLAESLKPSGRLQSQDGNSLEESTLSKEAVLAGLISSRGGFEKPDYGENDGAITLKFGKKKSQPASLADGSVPLNLKRKPTEAKPKPAVPAGVGFIDLEDDLEDDDLIDEDTLMTEADLARPINIPAECLPKAGKRRRACKDCTCGLAERLAAEDADKRATADKKLESIKLATDDLAEIDFTVQGKVGSCGNCSLGDAFRCDGCPYIGLPPFKPGEEVRLLNNDVQL; the protein is encoded by the exons ATGGCGCCCGCGACCCTCATGATCGATCCCAGTGACGACTTCGTCATGCCTGTCACAAAGTCTGTCCAATCTACCTCGCCACCCAAGCGAACGCTTCTTCTGGcgcctccttctcttgcttccAATTCCGACGCGCTCACATCTATCCTCGCCGATTATGATCGCTCCGTCACCGATCTCCAGATGCTTGACCGTCTCTCCCTGGGATTGGTCACATTACCTCCTTCCACCTACGACCTTGTCTTGGTCCTGTCCGATGCCTCTTCTATGTTAGGCGAATCCCTTGCTTTGATGAACCGAACTGTCCTTGGATCTCTCGCCGAGTCCCTAAAGCCTAGCGGTCGTCTACAGTCTCAAGATGGCAACAGCCTGGAGGAGTCCACTTTGTCAAAAGAAGCAGTTTTGGCCGGGTTGATATCATCGCGGGGTGGTTTTGAGAAACCCGACTACGGTGAGAATGACGGAGCCATTACTCTGAAGtttggcaagaagaaatcCCAGCCCGCTTCTCTCGCAGATGGCTCTGTCCCTCTGAacctgaagaggaagccCACTGAGGCGAAACCGAAACCAGCGGTCCCTGCCGGCGTCGGCTTcatcgatcttgaagacgacCTTGAGGACGACGATCTAATTGACGAGGATACTCTCATGACTGAAGCGGATCTGGCGAGACCCATCAATATCC CTGCGGAATGTCTACCCAAGGCTGGCAAACGTCGTCGGGCCTGCAAGGACTGCACATGTGGTTTGGCCGAACGTCTTGCTGCCGAAGACGCCGATAAGCGCGCAACCGCCGACAAAAAACTTGAGAGCATTAAACTGGCAACAGACGACCTGGCCGAGATCGACTTCACCGTGCAAGGTAAGGTTGGCTCATGCGGCAACTGTTCCCTTGGCGACGCTTTCCGTTGTGACGGATGCCCTTATATTGGGCTTCCTCCCTTCAAGCCAGGTGAAGAAGTTCGCCTGCTCAATAACGATGTGCAACTCTAA
- a CDS encoding hypothetical protein (At least one base has a quality score < 10), producing MIILAIHIIFVGGFPTPNESSLRTGLTPGGSGSMFPAPSPNSQALFAQLASGGATPSTLDFHRTAMSAAAKRDQNGTAPRPQAQQTSQAQQPQQPSVTSQPQEMPNGASTNKSEAKPASGPFDPHDNDAANGLFMLAQGRNGAQNANQFAATSGAPGHAHPAPVAPQNMNTSPQMSSVNGGSIGSARGMSEGSMMSDESEQARPNTRGRGKKNPPATNGRRKADEPPSKAPANKKSKANNSMPMDMDMSDDESKMKYEDGGSKSKMTDEEKRKNFLERNRVAALKCRQRKKQWLANLQTKVEMFSTENDALTAQITQLREEVVNLKTLLLAHKDCPVTQQQGIHGAFLSQVVEPFNPQINPYGMAAPMPNQQVMAGQGVQRRFS from the exons ATGATTATTTTGGCGATACACATCATCTTCGTGGGCGGATTTCCTACTCCTAACGAATCCTCCTTGAGGACGGGTTTGACACCAGGTGGCAGTGGTTCTATGTTCCCTGCTCCTAGCCCCAACTCCCAAGCACTCTTCGCTCAGCTTGCTAGCGGCGGAGCAACACCCAGCACTCTCGATTTCCATCGCACTGCGATGAGTGCTGCGGCCAAACGTGATCAAAACGGCACTGCTCCACGTCCCCAAGCCCAGCAAACTTCCCAAGCCCAGCAACCCCAACAGCCTTCTGTCACTTCCCAACCCCAAGAAATGCCCAACGGTGCTTCAACCAATAAGTCCGAAGCGAAGCCTGCGTCCGGGCCCTTCGACCCTCACGATAACGACGCTGCCAACGGCCTTTTTATGCTAGCCCAGGGTCGAAACGGAGCTCAAAACGCGAACCAATTCGCAGCGACGTCAGGTGCACCTGGCCACGCTCATCCTGCCCCTGTCGCGCCTCAGAATATGAATACTTCACCTCAAATGTCCAGTGTTAACGGCGGCTCTATTGGCTCAGCTCGTGGTATGAGTGAAGGAAGCATGATGTCGGATGAAAGTGAACAGGCAAGACCTAATACACGTGGCCGGGGCAAGAAGAATCCCCCAGCGACCAACGGTCGCAGGAAAGCGGATGAGCCTCCCTCTAAGGCTCCCGCTAATAAGAAGTCCAAGGCTAACAACTCCATGCctatggatatggatatgtCTGATGACGAATCCAAGATGAAATatgaagatggtggttccaagtccaagatgactgacgaggagaagcgcaagaacTTCCTTGAACGTAACCG TGTCGCTGCCCTTAAATGCCGCCAGAGAAAGAAACAGTGGCTGGCCAACCTACAGACCAAGGTCGAAATGTTCAGCACGGAGAACGACGCCTTGACGGCGCAGATAACACAACtaagagaagaagtcgtcAATTTGAagacgcttcttcttgcccacAAGGACTGCCCAGTTACTCAGCAGCAGGGAATACACGGTGCATTTTTGTCCCAGGTTGTTGAGCCTTTCAACCCTCAGATTAACCCTTATGGCATGGCAGCACCTATGCCAAACCAGCAAGTTATGGCTGGCCAGGGTGTCCAGCGGCGTTTCTCATAG
- a CDS encoding tryptophanyl-tRNA synthetase — protein sequence MADLNPPKTAVQDQDINPWSVEGAQGENGEVAAIDYDAICSKWNTSKIDQALLERFEQVTGKKPHRWLRRGLFFSHRDFDKILTKYEHGEPFFLYTGRGPSTGSLHLGHTIPLEFTKWLQDVFDVPLVFMLTDDEKALFKDSLSFEDTHKYALENAKDIIALGFDEKKTFIYSDLEYLGHHFLMNAYEFSKLVTFNQVRGAFGFDGSANIGKIFFPAVQCSAAFATSYPEIWSDSPSPDRTKALGKIQCLIPMGIDQDPYFRLIRDNAHRMKNPSPKPALIHSKFLTALQGAGGKMSSSNPNSAIFMTDTAKQIKNKINKFAFSGGRETLEEHREKGGNPDVDVAYIYLTYFEDDDEKLQKIYDDYKSGTLLTGELKKMAIEALQSVVETFQDRRKAVTDEVLRSYMKPRKLQWAGNPNPKPKESKPKGEKKKENDEKKTELPDRTAEKSA from the exons ATGGCGGACCTCAACCCTCCCAAAACCGCCGTTCAGGACCAGGATATCAATCCTTGGTCAGTCGAGGGAGCTCAGGGTGAGAATGGTGAAGTTGCTGCCATCGACTACGACGCCATCTGCTC GAAGTGGAATACCTCAAAGATTGACCAAGCGCTCCTCGAACGATTCGAACAGGTGACTGGCAAGAAGCCCCATCGCTGGTTACGACGCGGCCTCTTTTTCAGCCACCGCGACTTCGACAAGATCCTTACAAAGTACGAGCATGGCGAgcccttcttcctctacaCTGGCCGGGGACCTAGCACTGGCAGTCTTCACCTTGGTCACACGATTCCTCTCGAGTTCACAAAGTGGTTGCAGGATGTCTTTGACGTGCCATTGGTTTTCATGTTGACGGATGACGAGAAGGCTTTATTCAAGGATAGCTTGTCATTCGAGGACACCCACAAATACGCTCTGGAAAACGCCAAAGATATCATTgcccttggctttgatgaaaagaagaccTTCATCTATAGTGATCTCGAGTACCTGGGCCATCATTTCCTCATGAACGCCTACGAGTTTTCCAAGCTGGTAACTTTCAACCAGGTCCGTGGAGCTTTTGGCTTTGACGGGAG CGCCAACATCggcaagatcttcttccctGCAGTTCAATGCAGCGCTGCTTTCGCTACATCATACCCCGAGATCTGGTCTGATAGCCCTTCTCCCGATCGCACCAAGGCACTGGGCAAGATCCAGTGCCTCATCCCCATGGGTATTGACCAGGACCCCTATTTCAGGCTCATCCGCGACAATGCCCACAGGATGAAGAACCCGTCGCCAAAGCCTGCTTTGATCCATTCCAAGTTCCTCACCGCACTGCAGGGTGCCGGTGGCAAGatgtcatcttcaaacccCAACTCAGCCATTTTTATGACTGACACAGCGAAGCAGATTAAG aacaagatcaacaagttTGCCTTCAGCGGTGGCCGCGAGACGCTCGAAGAGCATCGTGAGAAGGGAGGAAACCCCGACGTAGATGTGGCCTACATCTATCTCACTTATttcgaggatgacgacgagaagCTACAAAAGATCTACGACGACTACAAGAGTGGCACTCTCCTCACTggagagttgaagaagatggcaattGAAGCTCTGCAGTCTGTTGTAGAGACCTTCCAAGACCGAAGGAAAGCCGTCACCGACGAGGTCCTCAGGTCGTACATGAAGCCTCGAAAGCTTCAGTGGGCTGGaaacccaaacccaaagCCTAAAGAGTCGAAGCCAAAgggggaaaagaagaaagagaacgacgagaagaagaccgagtTGCCTGACCGTACTGCAGAGAAGTCGGCCTAG
- a CDS encoding endoplasmic reticulum vesicle protein 25, whose product MALQQRLVQYICSVLLLVSAASALKFDLIAQAESSKRERCVRNFVGKDTLVVVTATVDGYKGDGMVVNLYIRDAVGNEYGRPKDVVGESRTVFTSHADAAFDVCFENIVTGSQRINNPTRHVELDIDIGADAKDWSAIQATEKLKPVEAELRRIEEITGELVTEMEYLRTREQKLRDTNESTNNRVKWFGIATTWLLIGLWVWQIMYLRAYFRSKHLI is encoded by the exons ATGGCTCTCCAACAGAGATTGGTGCAGTATATCTGCAGCGTTCTGCTGCTTGTTAGCGCTGCCAGCGCTCTAAAGTTCGACCTGATCGCACAAGCAGAGAGCTCAAAGAGGGAACGTTGTGTGCGCAACTTTGTCGGAAAAGACACACTTGTCGTGGTGACAGCGACTGTCGATGGCTACAAGGGTGACGGCATGGTGGTGAACCTCTAC ATTCGAGATGCCGTTGGCAACGAGTACGGCCGACCCAAAGACGTTGTCGGGGAATCCAGGACCGTCTTCACATCACATGCTGACGCTGCctttgatgtttgtttcGAAAATATTGTTACTGGTT CCCAGCGAATCAACAACCCTACCCGCCATGTTGAGctcgatatcgacatcgGCGCCGACGCCAAGGACTGGTCCGCCATCCAGGCcaccgagaagctcaagcctgttgaggctgagctcCGCCGCATCGAGGAAATCACTGGCGAGCTTGTCACCGAGATGGAATACCTCCGCACACGAGAGCAAAAGCTTCGAGACACCAACGAGAGCACCAACAACCGTGTTAAGTGGTTCGGTATCGCCACCACTTGGTTGCTTATTGGTCTCTGGGTCTGGCAGATCATGTATCTCCGTGCCTACTTCCGATCAAAGCATCTTATTTAA